From a region of the Tursiops truncatus isolate mTurTru1 chromosome 13, mTurTru1.mat.Y, whole genome shotgun sequence genome:
- the C13H12orf43 gene encoding protein CUSTOS, which produces MSDLESSSSSSDAEELDRCREAAMPAWGLEQRPRGPEKPRAGAANTQLPTTQPSLRHKVDEHEQDGNELQTTPEFRAHVAKMLGALLDSSITISEVVKEPRKAEVPRGVLEDDGFRLFFTSIPGGPEKEAPPQPRRKRLPSSSSSEDGDELQRCREAAVSASDIIQESAIHGPGNMEKKAKKKKRKWKKKAKEDNTNLAPAATTASKTASGEQGRESAGLNGDQALFGTKKKKRKKKAKRASETSPSPPAKSAAAVPAN; this is translated from the exons ATGAGCGATCTggagagcagcagcagcagcagcgatGCGGAGGAGCTGGACCGGTGCCGCGAGGCGGCGATGCCGGCCTGGGGCTTGGAGCAGCGCCCGAGGGGCCCGGAGAAGCCAAGAGCCG GTGCTGCAAATACTCAGTTGCCAACCACCCAACCGAGCCTCAG GCACAAGGTGGATGAGCACGAACAAGACGGCAACGAGCTGCAGACCACCCCTGAATTCCGAGCGCACGTAGCTAAGATGCTGGGAGCCCTGCTGGACAG CTCCATTACCATCTCAGAAGTAGTGAAGGAGCCAAGAAAGGCTGAGGTACCGAGAGGCGTCCTGGAGGATGATG GCTTCCGCCTTTTCTTCACGTCCATCCCTGGAGGCCCTGAGAAGGAAgctcctccccagccccgccGGAAACGGTTGCCTTCCAGCTCCAG CAGCGAGGATGGCGACGAGTTGCAGCGCTGCCGGGAGGCGGCTGTGTCAGCCTCTGACATCATCCAGGAGTCCGCCATCCACGGCCCTGGCAACatggagaaaaaggcaaagaagaagaaaaggaagtggaAAAAGAAAGCCAAGGAGGACAACACCAACCTCGCCCCAGCGGCCACCACCGCAAGCAAGACCGCATctggggagcagggaagggagtCCGCCGGGCTCAACGGAGACCAGGCACTGTTTGggaccaaaaagaagaaaaggaagaaaaaggcaaagagggCCAGTGAGACCTCCCCGTCCCCGCCAGCAAAAAGCGCAGCAGCTGTGCCTGCAAACTGA
- the OASL gene encoding 2'-5'-oligoadenylate synthase-like protein isoform X1, producing the protein MAVLPELFVTPASRLNSFVNDCLHPSQKWKKEVLETVQTVEQFLREQSFKGEHGLDQELGVLKVVKVGSFGNGTVLRDSSEVELVMLLSGFHSFQEEARHHDDVLSLLCEKLRYCQDLLSLQLQDLRLVQGVHSAVAFTIQSWETAEPITVTIVPAYSVLGPSVPNSHPSPEVYVSLIKACGSPGHFSPSFSELQRNFVKHRPAKLKSLLRLVKHWYLECVKSWCLRAELPPLYALELLTIYAWEVGTQEEACFGLDNGLATVMRLLQQYKFLCIYWTNYYTFQNPIIEDFVRKQLKKERPIILDPADPTHNVAKGYRWDIVAQRACQCLKQDCCYDNYDNPVSRWNVKGARDIQLTVEEWGSSDFIIMVNPYDSIKKVKRKIQWNLGSTSLQRLSFQEPGGERQLLSSQYSLADYGVFSDTRICLLQTISPEIQVFVKNPSGGSHAYAIYPNSLVLSLKLQIEVKEGLLREKQQLEFQGQVLQDGWSLMSYGVQDSTTLTLKKEGKKEPS; encoded by the exons ATGGCAGTGCTCCCGGAGCTGTTTGTCACCCCAGCTTCCAGGCTGAACTCCTTCGTAAATGACTGCCTGCATCCCAGCCAGAAGTGGAAAAAAGAGGTGCTGGAGACTGTGCAGACCGTGGAGCAGTTCCTGAGGGAGCAGAGCTTCAAAGGGGAGCATGGGCTGGACCAGGAATTGGGGGTGCTGAAGGTGGTCAAG GTGGGCTCCTTCGGGAACGGCACAGTGCTCAGGGACAGCTCAGAGGTGGAGCTGGTGATGCTCCTGAGTGGTTTCCACAGCTTCCAGGAGGAGGCCAGGCACCACGACGACGTTCTGAGCCTGCTATGTGAAAAGCTCAGGTATTGCCAGGACCTCCTGAGCCTCCAGCTCCAGGACCTGAGGCTGGTCCAGGGAGTCCACTCTGCTGTCGCCTTCACCATCCAGTCCTGGGAGACTGCGGAGCCCATCACTGTCACCATCGTGCCGGCCTACAGTGTCCTGG GGCCATCTGTTCCCAACTCTCATCCCTCCCCAGAGGTCTATGTGAGTCTGATTAAGGCCTGCGGTTCCCCTGGACATTTCTCCCCATCCTTCAGCGAGCTGCAGAGAAACTTCGTGAAACACCGGCCCGCCAAGCTGAAGAGCCTCCTGCGGCTGGTAAAACACTGGTACCTGGAG TGCGTGAAATCCTGGTGCCTTAGGGCCGAGCTACCCCCTCTCTATGCCCTTGAGCTACTGACCATCTACGCCTGGGAAGTGGGTACTCAGGAGGAGGCATGTTTCGGGTTGGACAACGGCCTGGCCACCGTGATGAGACTGCTTCAGCAGTATAAGTTTCTCTGTATCTACTGGACCAACTACTACACGTTCCAGAACCCGATCATTGAGGACTTTGTCAGAAAACAGCTCAAAAAAGAGAG GCCTATCATCCTGGATCCGGCTGACCCCACCCACAATGTGGCAAAAGGCTACAGATGGGACATAGTCGCTCAGAGGGCCTGCCAGTGCCTGAAACAGGACTGTTGCTATGACAACTACGATAACCCAGTCTCCAGATGGAACGTGAAG GGGGCACGAGACATCCAACTGACAGTGGAGGAGTGGGGTTCCTCGGATTTCATCATCATGGTGAACCCTTATGACTCCATAAAGAAGGTTAAAAGGAAGATCCAGTGGAACCTGGGCTCCACATCCCTACAGCGTCTGTCCTTCCAGGAGCCCGGTGGGGAGCGACAGCTCCTCAGTAGCCAGTACTCCTTGGCCGATTACGGGGTTTTCTCCGACACTCGCATCTGTCTGCTGCAGACCATCTCCCCTGAGATCCAGGTCTTTGTGAAGAATCCCAGTGGTGGGAGCCACGCCTATGCCATTTATCCTAATAGCCTTGTCCTGAGCCTGAAGCTGCAGATTGAAGTCAAGGAGGGGCTGCTCAGAGAGAAGCAACAGCTAGAGTTCCAAGGCCAAGTCCTGCAGGATGGGTGGAGTTTGATGAGCTACGGTGTCCAAGACAGCACCACCCTCACgctgaagaaagaaggaaagaaagaacccaGCTAG
- the OASL gene encoding 2'-5'-oligoadenylate synthase-like protein isoform X2, which produces MLLSGFHSFQEEARHHDDVLSLLCEKLRYCQDLLSLQLQDLRLVQGVHSAVAFTIQSWETAEPITVTIVPAYSVLGPSVPNSHPSPEVYVSLIKACGSPGHFSPSFSELQRNFVKHRPAKLKSLLRLVKHWYLECVKSWCLRAELPPLYALELLTIYAWEVGTQEEACFGLDNGLATVMRLLQQYKFLCIYWTNYYTFQNPIIEDFVRKQLKKERPIILDPADPTHNVAKGYRWDIVAQRACQCLKQDCCYDNYDNPVSRWNVKGARDIQLTVEEWGSSDFIIMVNPYDSIKKVKRKIQWNLGSTSLQRLSFQEPGGERQLLSSQYSLADYGVFSDTRICLLQTISPEIQVFVKNPSGGSHAYAIYPNSLVLSLKLQIEVKEGLLREKQQLEFQGQVLQDGWSLMSYGVQDSTTLTLKKEGKKEPS; this is translated from the exons ATGCTCCTGAGTGGTTTCCACAGCTTCCAGGAGGAGGCCAGGCACCACGACGACGTTCTGAGCCTGCTATGTGAAAAGCTCAGGTATTGCCAGGACCTCCTGAGCCTCCAGCTCCAGGACCTGAGGCTGGTCCAGGGAGTCCACTCTGCTGTCGCCTTCACCATCCAGTCCTGGGAGACTGCGGAGCCCATCACTGTCACCATCGTGCCGGCCTACAGTGTCCTGG GGCCATCTGTTCCCAACTCTCATCCCTCCCCAGAGGTCTATGTGAGTCTGATTAAGGCCTGCGGTTCCCCTGGACATTTCTCCCCATCCTTCAGCGAGCTGCAGAGAAACTTCGTGAAACACCGGCCCGCCAAGCTGAAGAGCCTCCTGCGGCTGGTAAAACACTGGTACCTGGAG TGCGTGAAATCCTGGTGCCTTAGGGCCGAGCTACCCCCTCTCTATGCCCTTGAGCTACTGACCATCTACGCCTGGGAAGTGGGTACTCAGGAGGAGGCATGTTTCGGGTTGGACAACGGCCTGGCCACCGTGATGAGACTGCTTCAGCAGTATAAGTTTCTCTGTATCTACTGGACCAACTACTACACGTTCCAGAACCCGATCATTGAGGACTTTGTCAGAAAACAGCTCAAAAAAGAGAG GCCTATCATCCTGGATCCGGCTGACCCCACCCACAATGTGGCAAAAGGCTACAGATGGGACATAGTCGCTCAGAGGGCCTGCCAGTGCCTGAAACAGGACTGTTGCTATGACAACTACGATAACCCAGTCTCCAGATGGAACGTGAAG GGGGCACGAGACATCCAACTGACAGTGGAGGAGTGGGGTTCCTCGGATTTCATCATCATGGTGAACCCTTATGACTCCATAAAGAAGGTTAAAAGGAAGATCCAGTGGAACCTGGGCTCCACATCCCTACAGCGTCTGTCCTTCCAGGAGCCCGGTGGGGAGCGACAGCTCCTCAGTAGCCAGTACTCCTTGGCCGATTACGGGGTTTTCTCCGACACTCGCATCTGTCTGCTGCAGACCATCTCCCCTGAGATCCAGGTCTTTGTGAAGAATCCCAGTGGTGGGAGCCACGCCTATGCCATTTATCCTAATAGCCTTGTCCTGAGCCTGAAGCTGCAGATTGAAGTCAAGGAGGGGCTGCTCAGAGAGAAGCAACAGCTAGAGTTCCAAGGCCAAGTCCTGCAGGATGGGTGGAGTTTGATGAGCTACGGTGTCCAAGACAGCACCACCCTCACgctgaagaaagaaggaaagaaagaacccaGCTAG
- the OASL gene encoding 2'-5'-oligoadenylate synthase-like protein isoform X3, which translates to MAVLPELFVTPASRLNSFVNDCLHPSQKWKKEVLETVQTVEQFLREQSFKGEHGLDQELGVLKVVKVGSFGNGTVLRDSSEVELVMLLSGFHSFQEEARHHDDVLSLLCEKLRYCQDLLSLQLQDLRLVQGVHSAVAFTIQSWETAEPITVTIVPAYSVLGPSVPNSHPSPEVYVSLIKACGSPGHFSPSFSELQRNFVKHRPAKLKSLLRLVKHWYLEGARDIQLTVEEWGSSDFIIMVNPYDSIKKVKRKIQWNLGSTSLQRLSFQEPGGERQLLSSQYSLADYGVFSDTRICLLQTISPEIQVFVKNPSGGSHAYAIYPNSLVLSLKLQIEVKEGLLREKQQLEFQGQVLQDGWSLMSYGVQDSTTLTLKKEGKKEPS; encoded by the exons ATGGCAGTGCTCCCGGAGCTGTTTGTCACCCCAGCTTCCAGGCTGAACTCCTTCGTAAATGACTGCCTGCATCCCAGCCAGAAGTGGAAAAAAGAGGTGCTGGAGACTGTGCAGACCGTGGAGCAGTTCCTGAGGGAGCAGAGCTTCAAAGGGGAGCATGGGCTGGACCAGGAATTGGGGGTGCTGAAGGTGGTCAAG GTGGGCTCCTTCGGGAACGGCACAGTGCTCAGGGACAGCTCAGAGGTGGAGCTGGTGATGCTCCTGAGTGGTTTCCACAGCTTCCAGGAGGAGGCCAGGCACCACGACGACGTTCTGAGCCTGCTATGTGAAAAGCTCAGGTATTGCCAGGACCTCCTGAGCCTCCAGCTCCAGGACCTGAGGCTGGTCCAGGGAGTCCACTCTGCTGTCGCCTTCACCATCCAGTCCTGGGAGACTGCGGAGCCCATCACTGTCACCATCGTGCCGGCCTACAGTGTCCTGG GGCCATCTGTTCCCAACTCTCATCCCTCCCCAGAGGTCTATGTGAGTCTGATTAAGGCCTGCGGTTCCCCTGGACATTTCTCCCCATCCTTCAGCGAGCTGCAGAGAAACTTCGTGAAACACCGGCCCGCCAAGCTGAAGAGCCTCCTGCGGCTGGTAAAACACTGGTACCTGGAG GGGGCACGAGACATCCAACTGACAGTGGAGGAGTGGGGTTCCTCGGATTTCATCATCATGGTGAACCCTTATGACTCCATAAAGAAGGTTAAAAGGAAGATCCAGTGGAACCTGGGCTCCACATCCCTACAGCGTCTGTCCTTCCAGGAGCCCGGTGGGGAGCGACAGCTCCTCAGTAGCCAGTACTCCTTGGCCGATTACGGGGTTTTCTCCGACACTCGCATCTGTCTGCTGCAGACCATCTCCCCTGAGATCCAGGTCTTTGTGAAGAATCCCAGTGGTGGGAGCCACGCCTATGCCATTTATCCTAATAGCCTTGTCCTGAGCCTGAAGCTGCAGATTGAAGTCAAGGAGGGGCTGCTCAGAGAGAAGCAACAGCTAGAGTTCCAAGGCCAAGTCCTGCAGGATGGGTGGAGTTTGATGAGCTACGGTGTCCAAGACAGCACCACCCTCACgctgaagaaagaaggaaagaaagaacccaGCTAG